A section of the Acanthochromis polyacanthus isolate Apoly-LR-REF ecotype Palm Island chromosome 1, KAUST_Apoly_ChrSc, whole genome shotgun sequence genome encodes:
- the glt8d2 gene encoding LOW QUALITY PROTEIN: glycosyltransferase 8 domain-containing protein 2 (The sequence of the model RefSeq protein was modified relative to this genomic sequence to represent the inferred CDS: substituted 1 base at 1 genomic stop codon), whose translation MVCLLLHSTLLRASTRPTLSDHRKRLNSVAQVSSVGASEVDDVVPVIICSSEEHMGATMAAINSIISNTDASVFFYIVTLRDAVKLTRRYILKSKLKGIQYRILEFNPMVLQGKVKPDSSRPDLLHPLNFARFYLPLLDISHKRVIYLDDDVIVQGDIKDLFNIKLKPGHAAAFATDCDLPSTHEMVRSIGMQLVPXTTYMGFLDYRKQEVRDLGINPRDCSFNPGVFVADMKEWKKQKITKQLEKWMEENFRQNIYSSAMAGGVATPPMLIVFHDKYTTLDPLWHVRHLGWSPDASYSDSFIQGAHLLHWNGPFKPWNYPAVHLDLWEKWFIPDPSGRFTLARPESDS comes from the exons ATGGTGTGTCTTCTCCTGCATAGTACTCTGCTCAGAGCCTCCACTCGACCCACACTCTCAG ATCACAGGAAGCGTCTCAACAGTGTAGCACAGGTTTCCTCGGTGGGAGCGTCAGAGGTGGATGATGTCGTCCCCGTCATCATCTGTTCATCCGAAGAGCATATGGGTGCAACCATGGCAGCCATCAACAGCATCATCAGCAACACAGATGCCAGTGTTTTCTTCTACATTGTTACTCTGCGTGATGCTGTCAAACTTACCAG GAGGTACATACTGAAGTCAAAACTGAAAGGTATCCAGTATAGGATACTGGAATTTAACCCGATGGTTCTACAAGGAAAAGTGAAACCAGATTCATCCCGACCTGATCTCTTACATCCA CTCAACTTTGCGCGTTTTTACCTGCCTCTGCTCGACATCAGCCATAAGAGGGTGATATACTTGGATGATGATGTCATTGTGCAGG GTGACATCAAGGATCTGTTTAATATCAAACTGAAACCAggacatgctgctgcttttgccACAGACTGTGATCTTCCCTCCACACATGAGATGGTGCGCAGCATCGGCATGCAG CTCGTCCCCTAGACAACCTACATGGGCTTCCTGGActacaggaaacaggaagttagAGACCTGGGCATCAACCCCAGGGACTGCTCTTTCAACCCTGGAGTGTTTGTAGCAGATATGAAAGAGTGGAAGAAACAGAAGATCACCAAACAGCTGGAGAAGTGGATGGAGGAGAATTTCAG GCAGAACATATACAGCAGTGCTATGGCAGGCGGTGTGGCAACTCCACCCATGCTAATAGTGTTTCATGATAAATACACAACACTGGACCCCCTGTGGCATGTCAGACACTTGG GCTGGAGTCCAGATGCCAGCTACTCAGACAGCTTCATCCAGGGGGCGCATCTGCTGCACTGGAACGGCCCATTCAAACCGTGGAATTACCCTGCTGTCCACTTGGATCTATGGGAGAAGTGGTTCATCCCAGATCCTTCTGGAAGATTTACCTTGGCAAGACCTGAGAGTGATAGCTGA
- the LOC110958637 gene encoding E3 ubiquitin-protein ligase TRIM39-like has product MATASSILSEDQFLCSICLEVFTDPVTIPCGHNFCKRCITQHWTVNVQNKCPMCADVFNRRPELRVNVFISEMAAQFRQSAVNKASSSSVMHQGDNAGDVLCDVCSETRLKAVKSCLVCLTSYCETHLESHHGTPGMKRHQLMDPVKNLEDRLCKKHDRPLEMFCQTDQVCVCQFCTESNHWRHSFVPLIEEYQHKKTKLENTEAEIQEMIEERQLKMEQIKESVKLSKEEADRETAASVQVFTALSQSVQRGLAQLIHTIEEKEKSTEKQAECFIKELEEEISELMKRSSEVKQLSHTEDQLLFLQGFKFLDRATPTKDWTEVRVHASYEGIVRRAVVQLEETLSEEVKRLCAEVELKGFRRFAVDVTLDSETANPFLILSEDRKQVSHGDRQNVPESPNRFSYSTVLGAQGFCSGRFYYEVQVKDKIDWTVGVATESINRKDSTKNMAKKHLCAICLREGKCQVVASTICISLKSKPEKLGVFVDYEEGLVSFYDVDAADLIYTFTGCNFTERVYPYFNPRHNLNGTNSTPLIICPVTTQ; this is encoded by the coding sequence ATGGCAACAGCCAGCAGTATCCTCTCTGAGGATCAGTTCCTGTGTTCCATCTGTCTGGAGGTGTTCACTGATCCAGTCACCATTCCATGTGGGCACAACTTCTGCAAGAGGTGCATCACACAACACTGGACTGTTAATGTCCAGAACAAGTGTCCCATGTGTGCAGATGTCTTTAATAGAAGACCGGAGCTGCGGGTCAACGTATTTATATCTGAGATGGCTGCTCAGTTCAGACAGTCAGCTGTAAATaaagccagcagcagcagtgtaaTGCATCAGGGAGACAACGCAGGAGATGTTCTGTGTGACGTCTGCAGTGAAACCAGACTGAAGGCTGTGAAGTCCTGCCTGGTGTGTCTGACCTCCTACTGTGAGACTCATCTGGAGTCTCATCATGGAACCCCAGGTATGAAAAGACATCAGCTGATGGATCCAGTGAAGAACCTGGAAGACAGACTGTGTAAGAAGCATGACCGACCTCTGGAGATGTTCTGCCAGACAGatcaggtgtgtgtttgtcagttcTGCACCGAGTCAAATCACTGGAGGCATTCCTTTGTTCCTCTAATAGAAGAATATCAGCACAAGAAAACTAAACTGGAGAACACAGAGGCTGAAATTCAGGAGATGATTGAAGAGAGACAACTGAAGATGGAGCAGATAAAAGAGTCAGTGAAGCTCAGCAAGGAGgaagcagacagagagacagcagcCAGTGTGCAGGTCTTCACTGCTCTGAGTCAGTCTGTACAGAGAGGTCTGGCTCAGCTCATCCACACGAttgaagagaaggaaaaaagcaCAGAGAAACAGGCCGAATGCTTCATCAAAGAGCTGGAAGAGGAAATCAGTGAGCTGATGAAAAGAAGCTCTGAGGTGAAGCagctgtcacacactgaggaccagctcctcttcctccaagGCTTCAAATTTCTGGACCGTGCTACTCCCACCAAAGACTGGACTGAGGTCAGAGTTCACGCGTCATATGAGGGGATTGTGAGGAGAGCTGTGGTCCAGCTGGAGGAGACGCTCAGTGAAGAGGTGAAGAGACTTTGTGCTGAAGTGGAGCTGAAGGGGTTCAGGAGGTTTGCAGTGGATGTGACTCTGGATTCTGAAACAGCAAACCCCTTTCTCATCCTGTCTGAGGATCGGAAACAAGTCAGCCatggagacagacagaatgtTCCAGAAAGCCCAAATAGATTTTCTTATTCTACTGTTCTAGGAGCACAAGGTTTCTGTTCAGGCAGATTTTACTATGAGGTTCAGGTTAAAGACAAGATTGACTGGACTGTAGGAGTAGCCACAGAGTCCATCAATAGGAAAGACTCCACCAAAAATATGGCTAAGAAACACCTCTGTGCTATATGTTTGAGAGAAGGAAAGTGTCAAGTTGTTGCCTCTACAATTTGTATCTCACTGAAGTCGAAGCCTGAGAAGTTGGGCGTGTTCGTGGACTATGAGGAGGGTCTGGTCTCCTTTTATGATGTAGACGCTGCAGATCTCATCTACACCTTCACTGGCTGTAACTTTACAGAGAGAGTCTACCCATATTTCAATCCCCGTCATAATTTAAATGGTACAAACTCCACCCCGCTGATCATCTGTCCTGTCACTACACAGTGA